A region from the Misgurnus anguillicaudatus chromosome 7, ASM2758022v2, whole genome shotgun sequence genome encodes:
- the dnajc27 gene encoding dnaJ homolog subfamily C member 27 yields the protein MDTNVQKRRENKKSLRVKVISLGNAEVGKSCIIKRYCEKRFVPKYLATIGIDYGVTKVQVRDREMKVNIFDMAGHPFFYEVRNEFYKDSQGVILVYDVGLRESFDALDSWLTEMKQEMGSQANMENIIFVVCANKVDLTKRRVVDESEGRLWAESRGFHYFETSAQSGEGINEMFQAFFSSITDMCENGGKRPTPEVSVGFTKEQADTIRRIRNSKDSWDMLGVKPGATREEVNKAYRKLAVLLHPDKCVAPGSEDAFKAVVNARTSLLKNIK from the exons ATGGACACAAATGTTCAGAAGAGGCGAGAAAACAAGAAGTCTTTACGGGTAAAGGTGATCAGTTTGGGAAATGCAGAGGTGGGGAAG aGTTGCATTATTAAACGGTACTGTGAAAAGCGATTTGTTCCCAAGTATTTGGCCACTATTGGGATAGATTACGGAGTAACCAA GGTTCAGGTTCGGGACAGGGAAATGAAAGTAAACATTTTTGATATGGCTGGACATCCATTCTTCTATGAG GTTCGCAATGAGTTCTATAAGGACTCTCAGGGGGTGATTTTGGTCTACGATGTTGGGCTGAGGGAAAGTTTTGACGCCCTAGACAGCTGGCTTACAGAGATGAAGCAGGAGATGGGTTCACAAGCCAACATGGAAAATATCATCTTCGTTGTTTGTGCCAACAAG GTTGACCTGACGAAACGGCGTGTGGTAGATGAGAGTGAGGGAAGGCTTTGGGCTGAGAGCAGAGGATTTCATTACTTTGAAACTTCTGCACAAAGTGGTGAAGGCATCAATGAAATGTTTCAG GCCTTTTTCTCTTCTATAACTGACATGTGTGAGAATGGAGGAAAACGACCCACTCCAGAGGTCAGTGTCGGTTTTACAAAAGAGCAGGCCGACACTATCCGACGGATCCGCAACAGCAAAGACAGCTGGGACATGCTGGGTGTCAAACCAGGGGCAACAAG GGAGGAAGTCAACAAGGCATACAGAAAGTTGGCTGTACTGTTACATCCAGACAAGTGCGTGGCTCCTGGCAGTGAGGATGCATTTAAAGCAGTGGTTAATGCTCGCACGTCCCTGCTCAAGAATATCAAGTAG